From a single Arachis hypogaea cultivar Tifrunner chromosome 3, arahy.Tifrunner.gnm2.J5K5, whole genome shotgun sequence genomic region:
- the LOC112735648 gene encoding VQ motif-containing protein 1-like, which translates to MNNNGSSGSSVAPKIVQIETRYVETDPINFRQVVQSLTGKNSSMPIVTPSPLSFTEREQEEEAIMAYRHGSVGAKKPQEQVAVNHHAATIILNNNVSFKDFDALLSDLPSIHDLLY; encoded by the coding sequence ATGAACAACAATGGTAGTAGTGGTAGTAGTGTTGCTCCAAAGATAGTGCAGATCGAAACAAGGTACGTTGAAACCGACCCTATTAACTTCAGACAAGTTGTTCAATCTCTCACTGGCAAGAACTCTTCCATGCCTATTGTTACTCCTTCACCGTTATCTTTCACTGAacgagaacaagaagaagaagcaattatgGCATATCGTCATGGTAGTGTCGGTGCCAAGAagcctcaagaacaagttgccgTCAATCATCATGCTGCTACCATCATACTCAACAACAATGTTTCCTTCAAGGACTTTGATGCATTGTTGTCTGATTTGCCTTCCATTCACGACCTACTCTACTAG
- the LOC112734759 gene encoding cullin-4 — MSHPTKRSATASTDASSSSAAATATMKKAKSQAVACSLDSKNSLSHHHHHHHRQHPDDTLFDPAASPMALDDDLKSDDQNARGAVAANLSRKKATPPQPAKKLLIKLRKGKPTMPPNFEEDTWETVRSAISAIFLKQHLSCDLEKLYQAVSDMCLHKMGANLYQRIERECETHISAALQSLVGQSPDLVVFLSLVERCWQDLSDQMLMIRGIALYLDRTYVKQTTNVRSLWDMGLQLFRKHLSLCQEVEHKTVTGLLRMIESERLGEAVDRTLLNHLLKMFTALGIYAESFEKPFLECTSEFYAAEGMKYMQQSDAPDYLKHVETRLQEEHERCLLYLDASTRKALIATAEKQLLERHIPAILDKGFTMLMDANRIEDLQRMYTLFSRVNALESLRQALSSYIRRTGQGIVMDEEKDKDMVSSLLIFKASLDTIWEQSFFKNEAFSNTIKDAFEHLINIRQNRPAELIAKFLDEKLRAGNKGTSEEELEGTLDKVLVLFRFIQGKDVFEAFYKKDLAKRLLLGKSASIDAEKSMISKLKTECGSQFTNKLEGMFKDIELSKEINESFKQSSQARSKLPSGIEMSVHVLTTGYWPTYPPMDVRLPHELNVYQDIFKEFYLSKYSGRRLMWQNSLGHCVLKAEFPKGKKELAVSLFQTVVLMLFNDAEKLSFQDIKDATSIEDKELRRTLQSLACGKVRVLQKIPKGRDVEDDDSFVFNDTFMAPLYRIKVNAIQLKETVEENTSTTERVFQDRQYQVDAAIVRIMKTRKVLSHTLLITELFQQLKFPIKPADLKKRIESLIDREYLERDKNNPQIYNYLA, encoded by the exons ATGTCTCATCCCACTAAGCGCTCTGCCACCGCATCCACTGACGCCTCCTCTTCCTCCGCCGCCGCTACAGCAACCATGAAGAAGGCCAAGTCGCAGGCCGTTGCATGCTCTCTCGACTCCAAGAACTCCCTCAgtcaccaccatcaccaccatcaTCGCCAGCACCCAGACGACACCCTTTTCGACCCTGCCGCCTCTCCGATGGCGCTTGACGACGATCTCAAGAGCGACGACCAGAATGCGCGCGGCGCCGTCGCTGCAAATCTGTCCCGCAAGAAAGCCACCCCTCCTCAACCCGCCAAGAAGCTCCTCATCAAGCTCCGCAAAG GTAAACCAACGATGCCACCGAATTTTGAGGAGGATACATGGGAAACGGTGAGATCAGCTATTTCAGCCATATTCTTAAAGCAACATCTTTCTTGTGACCTGGAAAAGCTTTATCAG GCTGTAAGTGATATGTGTCTTCACAAAATGGGGGCGAATCTTTACCAACGGATTGAAAGGGAGTGTGAAACACACATATCTGCAGCACTGCAGTCTTTAGTTGGCCAAAGCCCAGACTTGGTTGTTTTTCTATCTCTAGTTGAGAGATGTTGGCAGGATCTTTCTGATCAAATGTTGATGATTCGTGGTATAGCCTTGTATTTGGATAGGACATATGTGAAGCAAACTACAAATGTACGGTCACTATGGGACATGGGATTGCAACTTTTCCGCAAACACCTTTCACTATGTCAAGAAGTGGAACACAAAACTGTTACAGGTCTTCTACGTATGATTGAAAGTGAAAG attaggTGAAGCAGTTGATAGAACTCTCCTAAACCATCTCTTGAAGATGTTCACTGCTCTGGGAATTTATGCAGAAAGCTTTGAGAAGCCATTCCTTGAATGCACATCTGAATTTTATGCTGCTGAAGGTATGAAATACATGCAGCAATCAGATGCTCCAGATTACTTGAAGCATGTGGAG ACAAGATTGCAAGAGGAACATGAGAGATGTTTGTTGTATTTAGATGCAAGTACTAGGAAGGCCTTGATAGCTACTGCAGAAAAGCAACTTCTTGAACGTCATATACCTGCCATTCTTGACAAG GGTTTTACAATGCTTATGGATGCGAATCGTATTGAAGACCTTCAGAGAATGTACACGCTTTTTTCGAGGGTCAATGCACTTGAGTCATTGCGGCAAGCTCTTAGTTCCTATATCAGGAGAACTGGGCAGGGCATTGTTATGGATGAGGAGAAAGATAAAGATATGGTTTCATCCCTTCTCATATTTAAGGCTTCCCTTGACACAATATGGGAACAAAGCTTTTTCAAGAATGAAGCATTCAGTAACACTATCAAAGATGCATTTGAGCATCTTATCAATATCCGCCAG AACCGACCTGCAGAATTGATTGCCAAATTTTTGGATGAGAAGCTTCGAGCAGGTAATAAGGGCACTTCTGAAGAGGAACTGGAGGGTACACTTGACAAAGTCCTGGTTTTATTCAGGTTCATTCAG GGCAAGGATGTATTTGAAGCATTCTATAAGAAAGATCTTGCAAAGAGACTGCTTTTAGGAAAGAGTGCTTCTATTGATGCTGAGAAATCtatgatctccaag TTGAAGACAGAGTGTGGCAGTCAATTCACAAATAAGCTGGAAGGAATGTTTAAG GacattgaattatcaaaagaaataaatgaatccTTCAAACAGTCATCCCAGGCAAGGTCAAAACTACCATCAGGGATTGAAATGAGTGTTCATGTCTTAACCACTGG GTACTGGCCAACATATCCACCCATGGATGTTAGACTTCCTCATGAATTGAATGTTTACCAG GATATTTTCAAAGAGTTCTATCTAAGCAAATATAGTGGAAGACGTCTGATGTGGCAAAATTCATTAGGTCATTGTGTCTTAAAGGCAGAGTTTCCTAAAGGAAAAAAGGAGCTCGCTGTGTCCTTATTTCAG ACTGTTGTTCTAATGTTATTCAATGACGCCGAGAAACTAAGTTTTCAAGATATTAAAGATGCTACTAGCATTGAGGATAAGGAACTGAGAAGGACTCTGCAATCACTTGCATGTGGAAAAGTTCGAGTCCTACAAAAG ATTCCCAAGGGTAGAGACGTCGAGGATGATGATTCATTTGTTTTCAATGACACGTTTATGGCTCCTCTTTACCGTATAAAG GTGAATGCAATTCAGCTGAAGGAGACAGTCGAGGAGAACACAAGCACCACCGAGAGAGTTTTCCAAGACCGTCAATATCag GTTGATGCTGCTATTGTGAGGATAATGAAGACTAGAAAAGTGCTTAGTCACACCCTTCTTATCACTGAACTCTTCCAACAG CTCAAATTCCCAATAAAACCAGCTGATTTGAAGAAAAGGATAGAAAGCCTTATAGATAGGGAGTATCtagagagagataagaacaacCCACAAATATACAATTACCTCGCTTAA